A stretch of Bacillota bacterium DNA encodes these proteins:
- a CDS encoding inositol monophosphatase family protein produces MAERGIESMMETAEEAATRAGQLLREHWKEFLAAGIGFKGPVDLVTEGDRRSEATVLEVIRSRFPEDDVLAEERGAVGRGAEYRWLIDPLDGTTNYAHGLPIFAVSVAVERHGEVLAGAVYEPVADRLYVAGRGLGARRNGRVLRVSSVDSL; encoded by the coding sequence GTGGCGGAACGAGGCATCGAGTCCATGATGGAGACGGCCGAGGAGGCGGCCACACGGGCGGGGCAGTTGCTGCGCGAACACTGGAAGGAGTTCCTCGCGGCAGGCATCGGCTTCAAGGGGCCGGTGGACCTGGTCACGGAGGGTGACCGGCGTTCAGAGGCTACCGTGCTGGAGGTCATCCGCTCCCGTTTCCCCGAGGATGACGTGCTGGCCGAGGAGCGAGGGGCCGTGGGCCGCGGGGCCGAGTACCGCTGGCTCATCGACCCGCTGGACGGCACCACCAACTACGCGCACGGGCTGCCGATCTTCGCCGTCTCCGTGGCAGTGGAGCGGCACGGCGAGGTCCTGGCGGGCGCCGTCTACGAACCGGTGGCAGACCGCCTCTACGTGGCGGGCCGAGGGCTGGGCGCTCGCCGCAACGGGCGGGTGCTGCGCGTCTCCTCCGTCGATTCCCTCG